AGGAATGCCGTCTCGCATCACTTACAGAAAGTGGAAGCCCGAAAGTCGAAAAAAACTGCCCACGACCACTTGACTCAGACTTTCATATAAGCGTCTTTGCGATTCGTTCCGAACCATGATATATTAGCAATGTCGGCATTCTAATTCCCGGAAAGGAAGGGACCCGGCCGGAATGGAAGCCTTGCAACTGCGAAACGTCCGCAAACGTTACGGTGACAAAACCGCCGTCAACGGCCTCGACTTGACCGCGCGTCGGGGCGAAATTTTCGGCCTGCTCGGCAGCAACGGCGCGGGCAAGACGACAACCATGCGCATGGTGCTCGGAATTCTTTCCCCCGACGAGGGCGAAATCCGTTACGAAGGAAAGCCGTATCACGCCGGTCTGCGCCGCAGAATGGGATACTTGCCGGAAGAGCGCGGTCTGTACCCGAAGGTCAAAGTATGCGAACAACTCGTCTATCTCGCCGAACTGCGCGGCATGTCACGCAAGCAAGCCGACCGCGCGTTGAAGGACTGGCTCGAACGTTTCGGCATCCCGGACTACTACAATCGCAAAGTTGAGGAACTGTCGAAAGGCAACCAGCAGAAAATCCAGTTCATCGCCGCCGTTCTCCACGACCCCGACTGGCTCATCCTCGACGAAGCGTTCAGCGGCCTCGACCCCGTCAACGCCGATTTGTTGAAGCGGATGATCGTCGAACTGCGCGACGCCGGAAAAACGATCCTGTTTTCCAGCCACCGCATGGATCACGTCGAGGAATTATGCGACAACATCTGCATTTTGCATCGTTCGAACGTCGTCCTGTCCGGCAGCCTGCGCGACATCAAAAACCGGTATCCTCGCGAATGGGTTCGGCTTGAAACCGACCGTCCCGTTGCCGGACTCGACCGCATCCCCGGCGTGCTGGAGATCGTCGAGCAAAAAAACGGTTGGAATATCCGCATTCGCTCGTCCGAAGTCGCTCAGGAAATCTTGAAAACAGCCGCCGCACAAGTGTTCGTCCATCGTTTCCAGCTTCTCGAACCGACGCTTCACGAAATTTTCGTGCGCGAAGTGGGGGACCCGGATGCGTAATCTGTGGACAGTGTTCAAATTCACGTTTCTCGGGCGGTTCAAAACGAAATCATTCGTCATCTCAACGCTCAGCTTCGCCGTCCTCATCACGGTTCTTTGTCACCTGCCGGCAATCCTGTCCGCCTTTAACGCCGACAAGCCGAAAACGATCGGCGTGCTCGACGACGCGACAGGAGTTGCCGAAGACCTTGCCGCCTATTTCGGCCGTACCGAATCGTCGGGGGTTCGCATCGAGACGTTTCAGGACCGCGGGTCGAAAGAGGCGAACGAGCAATACGCCCGCGAACAAGTCGACAAAAAAGTGTGGACGGGGTACCTTATGTTGGAACCAGGCCAAGGCGATTTCCCGAAAGCGGTATACGCCTCGACCGGCACGTTCGGCCTGGCGCTTTCCGAAGACCTAGTCGCCGCCTTGCAGGCGATCCGCAACGAACGCATTCTGCAGGAAGCGTCCGTCCCGCAAGAACTCAGGCAGCGGTTGAACGAAAACATCGCGCTCGAGGTGCGAACGATCGCGACGGCGACCGAAGACGGCGGGACGAAAAGCGACAGACAGTACCTAGTTGAATATTTTCTGGTTTATGCCTTGTTGACTCTGCTTTTCATTGTCAACAGCATGTACGGCCAGCTGATCGCCGTCGGCATTACGACGGAAAAGAATTCTCGCGTGATGGAACTCATCGTATCCAGCATCTCGTCTGTCCAACATCTGTTCGGCAAAGTGTTGGCTTTTTTCGCGATCGCCATCCTACAAACGACGATTTTCCTCGCGGTCGCGGCGGTCAATCTGATAACGCCGGACAACCGCGACTTTTTCAAGAGATGGAACGTCGATCCAGCGGCCGTCCCGGCGTCGCTGTACGTCTATTTCGTCCTCTTCTTCGTGCTCGGGTTTTTCCTGTACGCCGTGCTGTACGCGATGATCGGCTCGCTGACCAGCCGGATGGAAGAAGCCGGTCAGGCTGCCATGCCGGTCATCTTGCTGTTGCTGATCGCGTTTTAT
Above is a genomic segment from Candidatus Reconcilbacillus cellulovorans containing:
- a CDS encoding sodium ABC transporter ATP-binding protein, encoding MEALQLRNVRKRYGDKTAVNGLDLTARRGEIFGLLGSNGAGKTTTMRMVLGILSPDEGEIRYEGKPYHAGLRRRMGYLPEERGLYPKVKVCEQLVYLAELRGMSRKQADRALKDWLERFGIPDYYNRKVEELSKGNQQKIQFIAAVLHDPDWLILDEAFSGLDPVNADLLKRMIVELRDAGKTILFSSHRMDHVEELCDNICILHRSNVVLSGSLRDIKNRYPREWVRLETDRPVAGLDRIPGVLEIVEQKNGWNIRIRSSEVAQEILKTAAAQVFVHRFQLLEPTLHEIFVREVGDPDA